A genomic region of Mycobacterium senriense contains the following coding sequences:
- a CDS encoding DUF2252 family protein — protein MIDGQLILQAMSDVFLGTTRKDGRDYYVRQFHDMKGSIDTEGMSASIFAEYVLACAVLLARAHAQSANASILRGYVGTSSAVHDAVADWSYAYADKSLDDFHQLRAAAAAGDIEVADDPAR, from the coding sequence GTGATTGACGGTCAGCTGATCTTGCAGGCGATGTCAGATGTGTTCCTGGGGACGACCCGCAAGGACGGCCGCGACTACTACGTCCGGCAGTTCCACGACATGAAGGGCAGCATCGACACCGAAGGCATGTCGGCCTCGATCTTCGCCGAATACGTCCTTGCCTGTGCGGTGCTGCTGGCCCGAGCACACGCGCAGAGTGCGAACGCGTCCATCCTGCGGGGATATGTCGGCACCAGTAGCGCCGTGCACGACGCGGTGGCCGATTGGTCGTATGCCTACGCCGACAAATCACTTGATGACTTTCACCAGTTGCGCGCCGCGGCAGCGGCCGGCGATATCGAGGTCGCCGACGATCCCGCACGCTGA